GAGAATATCAAAGGaaactctaagcgtagtcttcttaagaaaggtatgtttcgtaagcCTGAATCTagaattactttaattaagggtgattgttatgtttgtaaatttCCAGGCCATGCGGAAGTAAAATTatggacaacataaaaaccttaataagtagaaagttaatgctaatttagttgaaacaaactagaatgagtttagtggcatgatgtcggaagttattttaattgaTAAcctatgtgagagactggtgggtggactctggagccaccaagcatATTTATTAATACAGAGACCTGTgcacctcctatcagaggataagggatgccGAGAAACTATTtctgagtaactcatctgcggcagaggttgcataaaaggaaaaggtcgagcagaagctcatatctgtaatattctcacattggatgaagttttcatgttccgggcatatgaaagaatcttgtatattgttctgttgtagataataaaatatttaagatTTTAATCGAGtctagaaaacttgttgtaactaggcagtgattttttaggctAGGGTTATaagactttgggtctatataagcttaacgaaaaactgatgaagtgaacatagttgatttaACGAAaaactgatgaagtgaacatagttgatttttgttctttctttgtgtgattgaatgttttgcatggaaTATTtttgaaccgtaaacttataagtcaatacATAAATTTGCTAGCATAGGATGCGTAccaaaatttagtttggattttgaacacaaaagttaaaTCTTTGTAGAATCAACATATGCTATAAatccttttagcaaaaatgttcagagtaattctaagtcCTTAGAATTAATTTATCTAGGTCTAGTTGACATGACTGCAActcaaaaccactgtggtaaaagacggtttataactttcgtagatgattgtacgaggtactatcttgtatacttgtttagggataaggatgattccTTAGaatccttaagatgtataaacttgaagttgaaaactaattagaagccttgaacataacaacagtatccttaagaagatgaaaTTTCCATGTTGGTTAATTCAGGATTACCCGCGGtcttgtgtgtgtgggggggggggggggggggggggggggggggatgagGCAGTCTTCTCAattagtatatcctgaatagagtacccttttaaggatcaAATGAGACTCCATATGAtgtatggaaaggtagatgaccttcttaagAATACGTCAAAATATGGAgatgtttgactaagattgtcattcttCTTCCttaaagaactagatagaaaccaaaactgttgattgtgtcttcatatagggtgTCCTGAATACCCTACTACATATAGGTTTTTTAgttgtatgttcttatttttcactttggtgtgatttttctgactttggtatgaatactattatggaatctagggatgctgagttatttgaacatgtttattcttgaacctgtacctcattagagatgtgatgTTGaccccctagatttattttcaaataatcATAACTTaccttaaaggaagatgaagttgaggttGAGCCTAATAGAAGTAAAAGAATTAGAATTGACACTTATTATGAAGTCGACTCCACAACATGCCTAGATTAGTCTGAGtcccagacttgtaaagaagccttgacatctgctgaaaccccattctggtaagaagcttcatttaatgaaatggactcagtacgtcggaaccagacttgggagcttactagtttacctccagggagtaagaaaatgggatgtaaatgagtctttaagaggaaacgttaggtagatggaactgtgaaaatattaggctaagttggtagctaaaggctataaactaaaagaaggtgtagatttccttgattcttattcacttgtgacgagaattacttctgttgagatgctaattgctattgctgccataaaaaacttagagatacatcggatgaatgttaagacaacttttctaaaaccgtgaattagataaataaatttacatagaccaacctgaggactttgtggTGACAGGTTGTGAAGACAAATTTGtaagttgaatttttttttctgttggtttcaaataagcacgtaaatagTGACATGTAAAGTTTTATCATGTGATAATgtatagtggatttaagttaatgaatctgacaagtatatttaccagtaacttgttaaggattcctgtgtaattgtatgcttgtatgttgtagatatgcttatacttcatacaaacatagatgtgattaattccactaaaaacatgcactgaatgagaacgttgacttgaaagacttagggccttttgatgtaatcttagggatgaggattagaagataatctaacaTTTTTAGTCTTaatcgttctcattatgttgaatttgtgcttaagagatacaaccAATCTGATTGTAAGCCTGTTTCTACtccatacgattcttcttgtagactcaagaataataagggtaatggagtatcttaacttgaatactcaagagttataggatgtctgataaatttaatgaactgtaagagtccagacatttcctatattgtgagtaagttaagtagatataattgtagtccagagcaagagcattcagatgcactaagtagagtattatggtacctaaaatactctatgaaattttgtttcatttatgaaaggtatcttgttgtccttgagggactttgtgatgcgaATTGGATAGTTgaatcagaggagtctaagtctacgattgaatatgttttcactctagtaggagggtttgtttttggaagatttccaaacagacatatatattgctcaattcattatgaaaTATGAGaatattgcgttagataaagcacgagagggggccgagtgcttAAGATgcttttttagaagacattcctttCTGGCATAGGTCTGTGCcatctatatctatacattgtgttagccaagataaaaataactaatctcaatcggcgttatttcgattgattggataaagtccaaggagaatatcgcccAACCTTTGGCTAAAGGTttatccaaagagatagttagaaacgCATCGTGGGGGATGGggattaagctcataaattaaacctGCCATGAAGGATAATCAACCTTGCTgattggagatcccaagatcaaggtttcgaatgagaaaactaatttgtggtgggtaaaggtaaacactatcagagaatttattCTCTATCCCTTCCTTATGGTGTAGACGTggtagtgtgactgcatgtgaaggatgacttttaagaagtcttaatgagttctagaGTTTCAacttaagattgaagtggggtataACAGTAACAATCTTGACGGAAACTCacttatctgaatgaggaagtggggccgcttcttatgagaatatgagctttgattctctagagaattctgagaaacaggatatatgtccagggccaaattagAAAAAACGGCacaagcttggcagcaactttggagatatcatccgtgattgttatcgcgaattacatcaaacgctGGCAGTTctagacatcgcgttcactgtctctagcaagtaataccgttaatatctcactaagcaaaggttcaagaccttatggacacctctgcctagaatggtatttcctgcgtttttatgtgatattcgtattgatggttttggtattactggaacttagttaccaagggtcactaagggttcactagttcatgatttttcactttggtgaaagaaacctttagtctcaTGTGTGagaaattaaagatgaaagctctctatactatcatgatttatgcaatccatagtatgacccttgggtcaacacacttttgtgtgagggagaggacattgaaatgactagtatgatttcaacacacaGACGGTCTGTATGTCTGTTCGATCAGGACGGATCGTGGAGATTGgggtgttgatttaccaagatttaTCTGTCTTTTTCATGTTTTACCGAGGTTTTCATTCACGTGGAGGATTGttggaaaattttatatcatattttattttaaacctttaactaaataaaattaattatttttttctcttatGAATGGAAAacctttttagtcccacatcgggaagTTCCTCTTCTTAAGTAATATTATTCAGTTATATAGACAATTTCTCTACTTTTGTAAAACCAATGGGAAAGggatttctctatattttagagagacccccaaagggaaaataattttattgttttcttaagcTTTCAGGATTTTCCTTATGGGTTTTTTCGGagttttcggagttgccaagctcaagttgagcatctactacatatgctagtagtaggtgtagtagggtgttttatcatgGAGATATCTGTCCTGTGAggactatagcatcactcttgagtgtagtcgggcgctaatgtcttaagaacAACATGTTGAAcatgtgactcactctgttttcaaagttttgtcttgtttttcttgtttgatttttccttgttttttattattgcacccaacacctGGGAGAGAGACAAAGTCTCTTGGAACtccaaaaccaaaacaaagaaaaacaaagtaaaCTAAGTTGTAAAAAAACTATCCTAATTGCCATTATGAAGTCTAAATGATAATTTAAGTTCTTCTCCACAAAACGGCTAAAATCTTGACTTGATCTAGACAGATTTGTAGCCAGCTACGCCATCTTCAAAAGTATGTTGTTCCGGCACTTCCATATTTACCAGCAAATAGAGGCCCGTATAATCAGCCATAGAACGTCCGCAAAAATGTGCTGGAAATTAACTTTCCACTCTTTTATGAAAGTTGGAAAGTTACCTGCAGCTCATTTTTTCTTGAACGTGAAAGTAGAAGAATTAGATCGTGGGAGTAAACTTTAGAAAATGTGTTGGTTCATGCTATTCTGGAAGTGTTCTGTTGTTATGCCGTATCATTTGCATGTCCCGCAACCACAAGCAAGGTACAGTATTTGTCGTCGTAGTCACACGAAACTAAGTTGTTCTAAATGGGCCCATATTGGTTTAACCGGCCCAGTAAAGctcaaaactcatttgtgtgttCATGGGATCCTCAAAACTCCTCAAAATAATATACGCCTTTAATTTTCCATGAGCAATAGGGGGATAAGTAATGTTTGTTCTGATATTTTGCCTACATGGGGTCGATGCTAATGCTGCTACTGTTTCCCATGGCATGAACCTATTTTCTTTAACTTTTTACGAAGGTTGGTTTTATGCCTCTTAATATTTTTTTCGAAGAATaataaatttccatagagattaaTATAAAAACGTTATCAGCACTTGACATAAACATCAAACAAAGAACAGTAGTACAATTATCGTCTCAATGTAGTAAATAATAAAAACCCCTAGCGGttttcgttttctcttttaagaaaATTCACCGACGTTTATTTTCAAATATGCATGAACCATTTAAAATCAATAATTTGACTTTATTTTGTTACTATCGACAACATATTTCGCAGCAGCTTTAGCCATGGTGAGAAGGCCTTCGACACTTATGAGAGAAGACACATTAGGAGCAAGTTCGTCAGGGACCTCATATCTGACCATGGATTTGAAGACACAAGAGTTGTGGCCTCTTGGAAATATTTGGAAACTCTCCATGTAAAATGTTACACCCATGTCTAGATATCCTCCTTTGGTTTGCAATATCTCCTTAAGACGCCTATGGTTATCGATCGTCACAAACTTTTCTTCATTTGATAGCGGTACTGATCCTGAATTATATTGCAGATTATGTAAGACAGTTGCAAAATGTAAGGCACAAATAAATGAGAATACTATACATTTTGTCATGCGTACCTGGAGGATATACAACAAGAAGAACGGTACCAACGCCACCATCACCTTCAATAATTTCCAATTTCTCGAACATACCAGGAAGCAACATTTCAAAGGTTTTGGGGGCATCTTTAGATGCAATAAGAGCCCATACATCGTCTGCTGGTGCTGCTACGTCAAGCTCGCTGATAAGTATATACTTCAACGATTCTGCCATGTAGATCGAAGAAGACAACAAGAAGATTGAAAAAACAATTTGGTATTTCATTGTCTTCCTCTGATAAAAGCTAATTCTGTAGAATGAATGAACTTGGAATAAGTTTTCGAATGTATGCTGGGTGTTTTGGATAGGTTGTCTTGTTGCCTCGTAATTGCATTTATAGAAAATTTGGAAGGCCATGAAACAAAGTCGTCCCTTTAGAAGTGCAGCTAGTAGTACTTTTAATTATTAACTAAGCAATTCATTTCAATACATTAATGCAAATGTCTTCATTTTAATTGAGAGACTATTCTTTATCgaccaaacaaataaataaatttgtgctACTGCATTGAATTACATTATATTTTTGCAAGTGTCTTCAAGCAATTTAAGTTTGGGTGACATTGGAAATTAATCCAGCTAATTTGTTGATAACGGTGATGTATATAATCTATGATTATATTGACCAGAATGACTAATATTTAGCTTAACGTGCCTAACGAGCCTCTTAGTAGTATTAGAAGATCATTTAAGAATTATAAAGCAAAGAGTTCACACAAAGGAATCTTCTGGACACCCTAACAAGTTTGATTATGTATCAAGGAATTCAAAGATGATCATAAACAACACTTATCCCGCACTTTGGATCGCAATTTGACGCGTAAATGCGACCTACCATATTTTATTCACAGCTGAATGTTTGCATCCAAAAGAATTTAATTACATGATATGGTGATGATGCATACGGAAGGTCTTGATCGAACTTGATTAGGCCCTCAATTAATGTTGCTATGCCTTGCAGGCACCACAAACAGAAAAACGATGGCTTCAGTTTTGAAAGAGATTGCACCTGAATTTGAAAATTGTAGCGACTCTTATGCATGAATACTAAAATCGGGATCTAGTCTCCAATACTTAACTTCCTTCAACCAGCGACTTCATCGAACAGTACATACTTGGATAAAAATCCAACTTATCAAATTTTGAGTAGAGGACAACAATTTTTTACGACACTGTTCTTGGAGCAATTCAAGATTAGTGGTATATATATGTTTTGATTGATCAAGAAACACCTCCAAATCCATGTGTAAATGACAGTAAATCTCATGCAAAAATCTTGATTTTTGTAACGGGGTACTAAAAGTCTAAAAGAGTGTCATGTATTTCGAAAAGTATGATAGATATATACTAGTATATTAGTATAAATTATCAAAGATTTTTTTGTTCTCTGAACACACAAAAGAAAATGGAGAGTATAAAGAAAAATGAGACCATCCGCTTGAGTTTATTTTCGTGTTTGTTCTTAATTCTACAAATTCTGTTAGCTAAGATATTGGGGAAGACTGAAGATAGGGTTACAAATTCTCAAGCCATGGATAACAATAATAAATAAAGACCAATGCTTATTAGTGGGATATTTTATCAGTTCTGTGTGGCACATGCTATTTCAACTTTTATATTCTTGGTACGCAGATCTTTTATTTTCCATTTGCCATGTctatttgcttttttttttttttttttttttttttttttttgcacaaaattggtcaaaaagaccaaaacaaataatttccgggtgaaatagatttctagctttttatattgtttatatagccaaaaatcaaaaatatactGTTCAATTAGCCAATTTAGATATTTCACCCGGAAACAAgtgaataaagaaaatatttttgacaAAAATACCAATTACTTAGAAACGATATTGCACAAAAGTATTTCCTTCTCTTTATATCGACAGAAACGATATACAACAGAGACAAAAATTCTCTTCCAGATTTGAGAGCTCAATCATGGTGATGAACTGCTGTGAAATCAACGTTTAAGTTATTTCTTCTATCAAAATCTTTTCATATCTTCGAACGGTAAGTTTTCAATCTCAAATTCATCAAGTTATTTAACTGGTTATGAGGCTTTGTTTTTGTTTAATTATAAGAGGAATTCACATAACCTTGTGTTTTACTCTTTGATTCAGTACTAttgaatttattttttgtaattttgggtTTTGTTGGTGATTTTCTAGGGTTACTAATAATCTGATTTTTATGATTTTCTAGGGTTattaataatttgatttttatGCTTTTCAGCTTGTTTTTATTTCGAATCATTTGTAGATTTAGTTTtgatgttattttcaattgattgatttTTGGGTAAGAATTGAGTTAGTTTTTCATGTTTCAATTGATTTCAGGTTTATCTTGTATTTACCCATcaatgttttgtgtgtttgttctGTTTTTGTATTTAACTGATCAAACGTTGTACATGTAGTAGATGGCTCCCAATTTCCACTGAATGACATCCAgtttcatatttttgttgtttatgTATGTTGTAGATGGCTCCCAATTTCCAAATTCTTTGTGTGACTATACATTTAACCAGATGCAAACTAGTTTCTAAATTCTTGATTACCTTAGCGAAGAGCATGCCTACTGAAATATTAATCGACTACATTAGATTAAAAACTGACTATGGTGGTTAGCATGGAAATGGATAAGATAGAAGTGTTGTTGCTGATTGATATTGTTGTAGCTGAGATGAGTTACGAAGAATGCAGGGTTGGTATGTTGGTGCCAAGGAAAGGAAGCTATGATGTTAGTGTTGATAGTGCTTCAAGTGGCCTGGCTGAGATGAAGTTACAGTTAAGCTAAGCAAATGGCTAGTAAAGAAGATGGTATGCAACTGAAATTCCATGAGCTTGTAATGAAGCTGTACTCTGATGCAGCGATCATGGAGATGAGAGCGAGGGGATCTGATGCTGAGAAAGATTAAGAGAATGGGTTGCATTcagatttggttttggtccgAGTATGGAGATGCAGAATTGCAAGAATTGGTTGAAGCATGAAAGTGATTGAATCTGACCCTGAGTTGTGTTGGCTTTTGGTTGTTCTGGTAGTGCATACTGAATGAATGGATTATGTGTGTGCTTGTAAGTTGCAGGTAACTCAGGACATTGCAGATGAGTTGGTGTTGTCCGATAGTAGGCAATGTGACTGGTTTTTATGGCCAGTTCGGGGAGGAGCAGTGATGAGATGGTCAAAGTAGAAATTGCATTTGGTAGTTATGCAAATATGTTAAGGGAGAAGTAGTTTAATGGTTAAGACGGAACTGAGGTTTTCTATATTAACTGAGTTCAGTTTGAATTGGCTGGAATGTAGATGTTTGTGCTTGATGGAGCAGATAGGTTGAGGTGCAGGTGATGATTGAACGTGAAATAAAAATATGTTTGGAATGTTGTTATTATTGAAAAGTTGTACTGAAGTTGTAAGAGGCATATGGATCAGTTTTTCTTTATGTATTTAACTGAATAATAACATTAACTATATTCATATACTTCTTGCAGATGCTTTGAATTTTCAAGTTCTTTCTATGGTTATGCATTCTACTGACTCATGTTCAATTGCAGATACTCTTCATTTTTTTATGCTAAAACTTGAATGAGTTCAGGAACAACACAGATTAaaccaggatgaaactggtttcatcttgcatattctgaagaaaaaaaacatacccaTCATGCACATACTcacaaattttttcttttttgccaagatgcaaccagtttcatcatgCATATTCTGGCAAAAAAGTACCTGCATATTCTGAGAAAAGATCATTTTAAATTATTTACAACCGGTAGTGTATGCTAGTTTAAGTAACAACATTACATATTTAATTGACTTGCAATTAAGATTCATGCATCCATAGATGAATCTTGATTTATAAATCAATGCAAAGAAAGTTTTACAAGCAACAAACTTAAGTTTAAACTACATCAATAGGCTTTTGTAGAGACCTATTTGCTAAACAACCTAATGACATCAACAATTTTAGTTATCATTCAACTTCCAGCAATTGCATACGTTATAAActtcatttattttcttttttctccgACTTTTGCTAGCCACATTCACATCATGCATACTGCTTCTACTTTATTCACCATCAACGTTCACTTCATGCCTATTCTTGGCTCTTAATTCAGCACTCCGCTTGTTATTGCTTCCTGCAACAATCTATAATATAAGCGAAAATGGTTTGTTTGGTGGTCTTTGTGCACCTGAAATGACCACTGCTGGAACTTATAACAGAACCACAACTTTAAGTTTGTATAATacatgatgaaactgatttcaacgTGTAATAATATAGGATGTAAAAAGGTTTCTTTCAATGAATACACATgacgaaactagtttcatccttgtttaaacTTAGATGAAAAAATATAGGATGTAAAAAGGTTTCTTTCAAATGAATACAcatgatgaaactagtttcatccttgtttaaacTTAGACAAAAACAATTTCAGCTCAACCCAAAAcaagatgaaatcagtttcatccaaACAAAATTCAGTTAATCTCAAACTATTTTTTACATAGGGTAAACGtatatgaaaccagtttcatccttgtttaaacTTGGATGAAAACAATTTCAGTTCAACccaaaacaggatgaaaccagtttcatccaaaccAAAATAATTTCAACACAATTTCAGCTCAACccaaaacaggatgaaaccagtttcatccaaaccAAAACAATTTCAACACAATTTCAGCTCAACccaaaacaggatgaaaccagtttcatccaaaccAAATTCAATCAACTTCAAACTAGATTTTACATAGCTTAATCTAGATCTAACCACTTTCATCTAACCAAATTCAATCAATTAAGATAGGGTGAAACCAAGTTCATCCCAGTTTAAAGCTAGACGAAATCGTATCCACCAAAAATTGAGTACATGATGAACCCATTTCCAATACCAATCAAGATAAACATATAAACACGATGAACTAAACTATTTTCAATGTAACCAAAGACAATTAGGGTCTGAAGCTTACCAATTTGAGCATATATTTCAATTAACACAAAACCCTTTTTTGGATATTTCAATTCTCAAATTGTGAATTTGAGAATTTTGAATTAGGGCATCAGAAATTTCTTTATggacggtggtggtggcggcggcgtcGATGACGGAAAGAACTCACATATATCAAAAGAACTCattttctgttgttttttttttgcacccGAAAGAACTC
The nucleotide sequence above comes from Papaver somniferum cultivar HN1 chromosome 8, ASM357369v1, whole genome shotgun sequence. Encoded proteins:
- the LOC113303799 gene encoding S-norcoclaurine synthase 2-like; translation: MKYQIVFSIFLLSSSIYMAESLKYILISELDVAAPADDVWALIASKDAPKTFEMLLPGMFEKLEIIEGDGGVGTVLLVVYPPGSVPLSNEEKFVTIDNHRRLKEILQTKGGYLDMGVTFYMESFQIFPRGHNSCVFKSMVRYEVPDELAPNVSSLISVEGLLTMAKAAAKYVVDSNKIKSNY